The following coding sequences are from one Comamonas koreensis window:
- a CDS encoding ANTAR domain-containing response regulator, giving the protein MNPQQPRATSQHLKELRQLKIILMHPEDADGLLLAQQLQRIGCQVRSVWPPVQQLPDDPDIVLLAVRPDFLHLRMPWASGEQAPALVAVVNYENPTIVSAVLELKAQAVLPSPIRSFGLLSTLVVARQMHKEHRQMQQHVHKLQNKLLGQRRVTDAKAILIATHQVSEDRAYEMLREQAMKKRVSVEDIAQAIISASELLGMKGKPE; this is encoded by the coding sequence GTGAACCCGCAGCAGCCCCGCGCCACCTCGCAGCACCTCAAGGAGCTGCGCCAACTCAAAATCATCCTGATGCACCCCGAGGATGCCGATGGCTTGCTGCTGGCCCAGCAGCTCCAGCGCATTGGCTGCCAGGTGCGCAGCGTCTGGCCACCGGTGCAGCAATTGCCGGACGACCCGGATATCGTCCTGTTGGCGGTACGCCCTGATTTTCTGCACCTGCGCATGCCTTGGGCGAGCGGCGAGCAGGCGCCTGCGCTGGTCGCGGTGGTGAACTATGAAAACCCCACCATTGTGTCTGCCGTGCTGGAGCTCAAGGCCCAGGCCGTCCTGCCTTCGCCCATACGCTCCTTTGGCCTGCTCTCCACCTTGGTTGTCGCGCGCCAGATGCACAAGGAGCACCGGCAGATGCAGCAACATGTGCACAAGCTGCAAAACAAGCTGCTGGGCCAACGCCGTGTGACCGACGCCAAAGCCATCCTCATTGCCACCCACCAGGTCAGTGAAGACCGCGCCTACGAAATGCTGCGCGAGCAGGCCATGAAAAAGCGCGTATCCGTCGAAGACATCGCCCAGGCCATCATCAGTGCGAGCGAATTGTTGGGGATGAAA